One genomic segment of Francisella persica ATCC VR-331 includes these proteins:
- a CDS encoding BCCT family transporter yields MRDRSSWSVYAVVGLSLAYFAYRHESLLPRSVLYQILSDKIYGVIGHAIDIFAILGTLFWVLRTSSGFSAYISKFWYKFFNGIC; encoded by the coding sequence TTGAGGGATAGAAGCTCTTGGTCTGTATATGCTGTAGTTGGCTTATCTTTGGCATATTTTGCATATAGACATGAATCACTATTACCACGCTCGGTACTTTATCAAATTTTAAGTGATAAAATCTATGGTGTAATTGGTCATGCTATTGATATATTTGCGATATTGGGTACCCTATTTTGGGTTTTGCGGACCTCATCAGGTTTTAGTGCGTATATAAGTAAGTTCTGGTATAAGTTTTTTAACGGTATTTGCTGA
- a CDS encoding MFS transporter, translating to MFEIRKGSKYLIFFVVIFVALPSFAIDTYIPAFYNIANFFSVNVNKVAISVSTYLVGFSFGMFFGGALSDRFGRKKILTIGMLVYIVSTILCSLTHSFDILILMRFLQGLGDSPATVAAMAVLKDCYRGQKLIKKMATMVMVFMLAPIVAPIIGSLIVYITGSWQDIFHFLSIYGVILLILTLIMPETNPSYKRSKNLAISFKAYLNHFMNIPFIIGALTGSLCFGALFTFIIASSNLIIGYFNLGYTQYCVLFGLNICGVVFASNYIRRKVTHLNQRKLILNGYYFAIIIVIVNILSSYFLNNIYIFIFLNALVTIGLALVNIITTSKAIDLLKEGFAAGNGVIRLVKFTVAGIAGLPLSFLSISKLMIGVPTQQLGFIVISISLFFLIKKQTFPNQHN from the coding sequence ATGTTCGAAATTAGAAAAGGTAGTAAATATCTTATTTTCTTTGTGGTAATTTTTGTAGCATTACCATCATTTGCGATTGATACTTATATCCCTGCTTTTTACAATATCGCTAATTTCTTTAGCGTCAATGTCAATAAAGTAGCTATTAGTGTATCTACATATCTTGTCGGTTTTAGCTTTGGAATGTTTTTTGGGGGAGCTCTATCAGATAGATTTGGGCGTAAGAAGATCCTCACTATAGGTATGCTTGTATATATAGTTAGTACCATACTTTGTTCATTGACACATAGCTTTGACATATTGATATTAATGCGTTTTTTACAAGGATTGGGCGATTCCCCTGCTACTGTGGCCGCAATGGCAGTACTTAAAGATTGCTATAGAGGTCAAAAACTGATAAAAAAGATGGCTACAATGGTTATGGTGTTTATGCTAGCCCCAATAGTCGCACCAATTATTGGTAGTTTGATTGTATATATAACTGGTAGTTGGCAAGATATTTTCCATTTTCTAAGTATTTATGGAGTTATACTATTAATCTTAACATTGATAATGCCGGAAACTAATCCATCATACAAACGCTCAAAGAATCTAGCGATAAGTTTTAAGGCTTATTTAAATCATTTTATGAATATTCCTTTTATAATTGGTGCTTTGACTGGCAGTTTGTGCTTTGGTGCTTTATTTACCTTTATCATAGCCTCATCAAATTTAATTATCGGTTACTTTAATCTTGGTTATACACAATATTGTGTATTATTTGGCTTAAATATTTGTGGGGTAGTTTTTGCTAGTAATTATATTAGGAGAAAAGTAACTCATCTTAACCAAAGAAAATTAATCCTGAATGGCTATTATTTTGCAATTATTATAGTAATAGTAAATATTTTAAGTTCATATTTTTTAAATAATATCTATATTTTTATATTTCTAAATGCTTTAGTAACAATTGGACTAGCACTTGTAAACATAATTACAACATCAAAAGCTATTGATTTATTAAAAGAAGGCTTTGCAGCTGGCAATGGTGTGATAAGGCTAGTTAAATTTACAGTTGCAGGTATTGCTGGACTTCCTCTAAGTTTTTTATCAATATCAAAACTTATGATTGGTGTACCTACACAACAATTAGGTTTTATAGTTATTTCAATAAGTTTATTTTTTTTGATAAAAAAACAGACTTTTCCAAATCAGCACAATTAA
- a CDS encoding glutathione peroxidase yields the protein MSIYDFKLTANDGSEYHLPKDKVLLIVNVASKCGFTKQYRGLQHLHKIYPDLEIVAFPCNSFGGQEPGSDEDIKNFCETNYNVTFPIMKKTKVNGKDAEPLFEYLKERAKGVLGTERIKWNFTKFLISKDGETVVRYAPKTIPEDLIPDIDNFLKD from the coding sequence ATGTCTATTTATGATTTTAAGTTAACTGCGAATGATGGTTCAGAATATCATCTACCAAAAGATAAAGTGCTTTTGATAGTTAATGTTGCAAGTAAGTGTGGCTTTACTAAGCAGTATCGTGGTTTACAACATCTGCATAAAATATATCCAGATTTAGAGATTGTTGCATTTCCTTGTAATTCATTTGGTGGTCAAGAACCTGGTAGTGATGAAGATATTAAAAACTTTTGTGAAACTAACTATAATGTCACATTTCCAATTATGAAAAAAACTAAAGTAAATGGTAAAGATGCTGAGCCATTATTTGAGTATCTCAAAGAAAGAGCAAAAGGCGTGCTTGGTACAGAAAGGATCAAATGGAATTTCACTAAGTTTTTAATATCAAAAGATGGTGAAACTGTCGTAAGATATGCACCTAAAACTATTCCAGAAGATTTAATCCCAGATATTGATAATTTTCTAAAAGACTAA
- a CDS encoding thioredoxin domain-containing protein: protein MANKKILKALAIAAITTSLVACSDSSSNDKYSTTATSSSSGSSISTTKTASPADKTNVIANASYTIGYGMGSSIAADKNIKVFQLNNDKIIIGFEDAISAKKPAIPLQSIANNVNMLRNKMQQQMNEKAVTSFLKLKDSIYDSDLTPKSDVKNPAVVVYEFFDYQCMYCSKLIPEIEKIMKDNSDVKVVFTEFPIFGQKAPASEYAAEVGTAIYKLYGSDAYIKYHNGIFATGEDEGSLKNLTVDKVAKQAGADMTKVKKTIQDDKIADHLKATLEMGFDQLGIQGTPFLVIAPAKDATVANTTIIGGYTAVADIQAAINKAKSATTVATTSSVNQTDTKQAQENIDTVVTEAQATSGSTNRLAQNQDDGSVKA, encoded by the coding sequence TTGGCAAATAAAAAAATTTTAAAAGCCTTAGCTATAGCTGCTATTACAACAAGTTTAGTAGCTTGTTCAGATAGTTCTAGTAATGATAAGTATTCAACTACTGCTACTAGCTCTAGCTCTGGTTCTAGTATATCTACAACTAAAACAGCTTCTCCTGCTGATAAAACTAATGTTATAGCTAATGCAAGCTATACTATTGGTTATGGTATGGGCTCTAGCATAGCTGCTGATAAAAATATCAAAGTATTTCAGCTAAACAATGATAAAATTATAATTGGGTTTGAAGATGCGATAAGTGCTAAAAAGCCAGCTATTCCGCTGCAGAGTATCGCAAATAACGTGAACATGCTACGCAATAAGATGCAACAGCAAATGAATGAAAAAGCAGTAACCAGCTTTTTAAAATTAAAAGATAGTATCTATGACTCTGATCTAACTCCTAAGTCTGATGTTAAAAACCCAGCAGTAGTTGTTTATGAGTTCTTCGACTATCAGTGTATGTACTGTTCTAAGCTTATTCCTGAAATAGAAAAAATTATGAAAGATAATAGTGATGTTAAAGTAGTATTTACTGAGTTTCCAATATTTGGTCAAAAAGCACCTGCTTCTGAATATGCAGCAGAAGTTGGTACTGCTATTTATAAATTATATGGTTCTGATGCTTACATTAAATATCACAATGGCATTTTTGCTACAGGTGAAGACGAAGGTAGCTTAAAGAACTTAACTGTTGACAAAGTAGCTAAACAAGCTGGTGCAGATATGACTAAAGTTAAAAAAACTATACAAGATGATAAGATTGCAGATCATCTTAAAGCTACACTAGAAATGGGGTTTGATCAGCTTGGAATCCAAGGTACACCATTCTTAGTCATAGCTCCTGCTAAAGATGCTACAGTTGCTAATACTACTATAATTGGCGGTTACACTGCTGTTGCTGATATACAAGCTGCGATTAATAAAGCTAAATCTGCGACTACTGTTGCAACAACTAGTTCTGTCAACCAAACTGATACTAAACAAGCTCAGGAAAACATTGATACAGTTGTAACTGAGGCTCAAGCAACTTCAGGTAGCACAAATCGATTAGCACAAAACCAAGATGATGGTAGTGTTAAAGCTTAA
- the nadC gene encoding carboxylating nicotinate-nucleotide diphosphorylase, with translation MSDVMLNTNQISRVSDIVITRLVREALAEDVATGDITAQLAENVDTVAFCITREDMILCGQDFANEVINQLDKSIQITWLYNDAQRVPANAKIFELKGNARSILTAERTMLNFVQMLSATATATNKLVKLISQYKTKLLDTRKTIPGFRLAQKYAVRCGGGFNHRIGLFDAYLIKENHIRSAGGIAKAVAKAKKSDSSKIVEVEVTNLDELNQAIAARADIVMLDNFSSADIDTAVSVARGKVALEVSGDIDSKSIIAIAKTDVDFISVGIITKHIKAIDLSLQIQL, from the coding sequence ATGTCTGATGTGATGCTAAATACTAATCAAATTAGTAGAGTTTCAGATATTGTTATCACAAGGTTAGTTAGAGAGGCTTTAGCAGAAGATGTAGCAACTGGAGATATAACAGCACAGCTAGCTGAAAATGTTGATACTGTAGCATTTTGTATAACTAGAGAAGACATGATCTTATGTGGTCAAGATTTTGCTAATGAAGTAATTAATCAGCTTGATAAAAGTATACAGATAACTTGGTTATATAACGATGCTCAAAGAGTACCAGCTAATGCAAAAATTTTTGAACTTAAGGGTAATGCTCGAAGCATCTTAACAGCAGAAAGAACGATGTTAAATTTTGTACAAATGCTTTCTGCTACTGCTACAGCGACAAATAAACTAGTCAAATTAATTTCTCAGTATAAGACAAAGCTACTTGATACACGCAAGACTATCCCAGGATTTCGCTTAGCACAAAAATATGCGGTTAGGTGTGGTGGTGGTTTTAATCATCGTATTGGTTTATTTGATGCTTATTTAATCAAAGAAAATCATATTCGCTCAGCTGGTGGTATTGCCAAAGCTGTTGCTAAGGCAAAAAAATCAGATAGTAGTAAAATTGTTGAAGTCGAAGTTACAAACTTAGATGAATTAAATCAAGCGATAGCTGCTAGAGCAGATATTGTAATGCTTGATAATTTTAGCAGTGCAGATATTGATACAGCCGTGAGCGTCGCTAGAGGCAAAGTAGCATTAGAAGTCTCTGGAGATATAGACAGTAAATCTATAATTGCTATTGCTAAAACTGATGTTGATTTTATTTCTGTTGGGATAATTACTAAACATATAAAAGCAATAGATTTATCGCTGCAGATTCAGTTGTAG
- the fipA gene encoding infectivity potentiator lipoprotein FipA, producing MKLTKALLIVPLVAGTLIATCFAATPDNQDDVSYSVGYTMGQTLKNQMGQNNISIDNQEMVDGLKDGINGKKSKLTPDQMQNAMIEFQKQAMAAQKK from the coding sequence ATGAAATTAACTAAGGCTTTACTTATAGTGCCACTAGTTGCTGGTACCTTAATCGCTACTTGTTTCGCAGCAACACCAGATAACCAAGATGATGTAAGCTATTCTGTTGGCTACACAATGGGACAAACATTGAAAAATCAAATGGGTCAAAACAATATTTCTATAGATAACCAAGAAATGGTCGATGGTCTAAAAGATGGTATCAATGGTAAAAAATCAAAACTAACTCCAGATCAAATGCAAAATGCTATGATTGAATTCCAAAAGCAAGCAATGGCTGCTCAAAAGAAATAG
- the alaS gene encoding alanine--tRNA ligase yields the protein MITTKELRNKFINYFESKNHSHQPSSSLIPFGDDTLLFTNAGMVQFKDIFLGIEKRDFSRAVTVQKCLRAGGKHNDLDNVGYTARHHTFFEMLGNFSFGDYFKKEAISFAWEFLTNEIKLPVEKLWVTIYASDDEAFDVWHKHIGLAKDRIIRIDSIDNFWSMGDTGPCGPCTEIFYDHGEDVAGGLPSTPEEDGDRYIEIWNIVFMQYNRHADGSTTDLPKPSVDTGMGLERISAVLQNVHSNYEIDLFQALIKKAQQITNAKDINSPSLKVVADHIRSCSFLIADGVLPANEGRGYVLRRIIRRAIHHGNKLGANEIFFYKLVTELISQMGEAYPQLIDNKDLIEKTLIKEEELFLKTIENGIKIFDAEIENLKGNTISGEVAFKLYDTYGFPFDLTADMAREKGFKVEEKAFLAQMQVQKQRSKKAGKFNIDYNSLINSKIKSEFRGYLTLIEDAKILEVYKDGQLVDSIAEEAPAVVVLDKTPFYAKSGGQVGDKGTLEGVGFEFIVEDVQKSGEAILHIGKLVKGRLNVNDELTAQVSVQHRLATAANHSATHLLHKALKVVLGNHAEQKGSLIDENRLRFDFTHDKSISRSEIEQIELLVNQQIRSNYSVETIETSQQKAKSLGAKALFGERYSDIVRVISIGDFSIELCGGTHVAYTGNIGLFKIISEGSIASGIRRIEAVTADKAIRHTFTNENKIITLKDSLKANDDNLVDKLNSILQQIKNQEKQIAKLKKELLSNSNNDIKESNIGDIKVVVANIDGVDVKILRDKIDDYKSKNSKVIAVLTTTNAGKVQFVIGISSGMTTLIKAEDIAKELGSHIDGKGGGRADMAQGGGNNSANINQALSQVEQFILDNIKE from the coding sequence ATGATTACTACTAAAGAGTTACGTAATAAATTTATAAATTATTTTGAATCTAAAAATCACTCACATCAACCTAGCTCATCTTTAATCCCATTTGGTGATGATACTTTATTATTCACAAATGCTGGGATGGTGCAGTTTAAAGATATTTTTCTTGGAATTGAAAAAAGAGATTTTTCGCGTGCTGTTACAGTGCAAAAATGTTTGCGTGCTGGTGGTAAGCATAATGACCTTGATAATGTCGGTTATACAGCTAGACATCATACTTTTTTTGAGATGTTAGGTAACTTTAGCTTTGGTGATTACTTTAAAAAAGAAGCTATCAGTTTTGCTTGGGAATTTTTGACCAACGAAATTAAACTCCCTGTAGAAAAACTATGGGTAACTATATATGCTAGCGATGATGAGGCTTTTGATGTCTGGCATAAGCATATTGGTTTAGCTAAAGATAGGATTATCCGTATTGACTCAATTGATAACTTTTGGTCGATGGGTGATACTGGTCCATGTGGTCCATGTACAGAGATCTTTTATGATCATGGTGAAGATGTTGCCGGAGGGTTACCTAGCACTCCAGAAGAGGATGGTGATAGATATATCGAGATTTGGAATATTGTATTTATGCAATATAATCGCCATGCTGATGGCTCTACTACAGATCTACCTAAACCGTCTGTTGATACTGGAATGGGTCTCGAGAGAATATCAGCAGTGTTACAAAATGTCCATAGCAACTATGAGATAGATTTGTTTCAAGCTTTAATCAAAAAAGCTCAACAAATAACAAATGCAAAAGATATAAATTCACCTTCACTAAAAGTTGTTGCTGACCATATTCGTTCATGTTCTTTTTTAATTGCTGATGGGGTTTTACCAGCTAATGAGGGGCGTGGCTATGTTCTAAGAAGGATTATTCGTAGAGCTATTCACCATGGCAATAAACTTGGAGCAAATGAGATATTTTTCTATAAGTTAGTTACTGAGCTTATAAGTCAGATGGGTGAAGCTTACCCACAATTAATTGATAACAAAGATCTGATTGAAAAAACACTTATAAAAGAAGAAGAACTTTTCTTGAAAACTATTGAAAATGGTATCAAGATATTTGATGCTGAAATAGAGAATCTAAAAGGTAATACAATATCTGGTGAAGTAGCTTTTAAGTTGTATGACACCTATGGTTTCCCTTTTGACTTAACTGCTGATATGGCAAGAGAAAAAGGCTTTAAAGTCGAAGAAAAAGCATTCTTGGCTCAAATGCAGGTCCAAAAGCAAAGATCAAAAAAAGCTGGTAAATTTAATATTGATTATAATAGTTTAATTAACTCAAAAATTAAGTCAGAATTTAGAGGTTACTTAACACTAATAGAAGATGCAAAAATTTTAGAAGTGTATAAAGATGGTCAATTAGTTGATAGTATCGCTGAAGAGGCACCAGCAGTTGTGGTTTTAGATAAAACTCCTTTCTATGCAAAGTCAGGTGGTCAAGTAGGTGACAAAGGTACCCTTGAAGGTGTTGGCTTTGAGTTTATAGTTGAGGATGTACAAAAGTCCGGTGAGGCAATCTTACATATTGGTAAGTTAGTAAAAGGTCGATTAAATGTAAATGATGAGCTAACTGCACAGGTAAGTGTTCAACACAGACTTGCTACAGCAGCTAATCATAGCGCTACACATTTATTACATAAAGCTTTGAAAGTAGTTTTAGGTAATCATGCAGAGCAAAAAGGCTCGCTTATTGACGAAAATAGGCTAAGATTTGACTTTACTCATGATAAGTCGATTTCTCGTAGTGAAATAGAGCAAATAGAGCTTTTGGTAAATCAGCAGATACGCTCTAATTATTCTGTAGAAACTATAGAAACATCACAACAAAAAGCTAAGTCATTAGGAGCAAAGGCGTTATTTGGTGAAAGGTATAGTGATATAGTACGCGTAATATCTATAGGTGATTTTTCTATAGAGCTATGTGGTGGTACACATGTCGCTTATACAGGAAATATAGGTTTATTTAAGATAATTTCTGAAGGTAGTATCGCTTCAGGAATTAGAAGGATAGAAGCAGTTACAGCAGATAAGGCTATTAGACATACTTTTACCAACGAAAATAAAATCATAACTCTTAAGGATAGCCTCAAAGCCAATGATGATAATTTAGTAGATAAACTAAATTCAATACTTCAACAAATAAAAAACCAAGAGAAACAAATTGCTAAACTTAAAAAAGAGCTACTATCAAACTCTAATAATGATATCAAAGAAAGTAATATAGGTGATATAAAAGTTGTTGTTGCGAATATTGATGGTGTAGATGTCAAAATATTACGTGATAAAATCGATGACTATAAGTCAAAAAATAGTAAGGTAATTGCAGTTTTAACTACAACTAATGCTGGTAAGGTACAGTTTGTAATTGGAATTAGCAGTGGTATGACAACCTTGATTAAGGCTGAAGATATAGCCAAAGAACTAGGCAGTCATATTGATGGTAAAGGTGGTGGTCGTGCTGATATGGCGCAAGGTGGTGGTAATAACTCGGCAAATATAAATCAAGCTTTATCTCAAGTAGAACAGTTTATTTTAGATAATATAAAAGAGTAG
- the gmk gene encoding guanylate kinase — protein MNNYIFIVSAPSGAGKSSLLKAFLATEVGKDNFAVAISHTTREPRAGEVNGREYHFVTIAEFEQLLSQDGFIEYAKVFKNYYGTSKAEIDRLLVAGKNIILEIDWQGAQQTRAIYGDRAKSMFILPPSLDELKKRLEKRNTDSKETIDYRMKQAQSEVSHADRYDYQLVNDDFSKSLEQLCKYFEENIQN, from the coding sequence ATGAATAATTATATCTTTATAGTTTCTGCACCATCTGGTGCTGGTAAAAGTTCTTTATTAAAAGCTTTTTTAGCAACTGAAGTAGGCAAAGACAACTTCGCTGTAGCAATATCTCATACTACTAGAGAGCCTCGTGCTGGCGAGGTTAATGGTAGAGAGTATCACTTTGTGACAATTGCTGAATTTGAACAACTGCTTAGTCAAGATGGCTTTATCGAATATGCTAAAGTTTTCAAAAACTATTATGGTACATCAAAGGCTGAGATTGATAGATTGCTTGTAGCTGGTAAGAATATTATCCTTGAGATTGACTGGCAAGGTGCGCAACAGACACGCGCTATTTATGGTGATAGAGCTAAGAGTATGTTTATATTACCACCATCATTAGATGAGTTAAAAAAACGCCTAGAAAAAAGAAATACAGATTCTAAAGAAACTATAGATTATCGTATGAAGCAAGCACAATCAGAAGTTTCTCATGCTGATAGATATGATTATCAGTTGGTTAATGATGATTTTAGTAAGTCATTAGAGCAATTATGTAAATATTTCGAAGAAAATATCCAAAATTAA
- the nadA gene encoding quinolinate synthase NadA, with protein sequence MLNQKLIKDKISQARQNLPSLKIKDTEKQKYMQEIQELLEQNNACLVVHYYVDAEIQELAEKTDGFVGDSLAMAKFGLESNRDTLVVAGVRFMGDSAKVLSPEKKVLMPTLEAECSLDLSCNNGEFERFLAAYPDREVVVYVNTSAEIKALADWTVTSSNALDICSYLHKQGKKILWGPDRFFGDWIAKQTGADMVLYNGSCIVHEEFKVQALDDLMLEHQDAAVLVHPESPAEIINRADVVGSTSQLIAASQKLNNAKFIVATDTGVFYKMKQLSPHKEFIPAPTAGRGATCQSCAKCPWMKLNQLKNLKECLINQTNEIFIDKEVRQKALTPLNRMINF encoded by the coding sequence ATGTTAAATCAAAAACTTATAAAAGATAAAATATCACAAGCTAGACAAAATTTACCTAGTTTGAAAATAAAAGATACTGAAAAACAAAAATATATGCAGGAAATTCAAGAGTTATTAGAACAGAATAATGCTTGTTTAGTAGTACATTATTATGTTGATGCAGAAATTCAAGAACTAGCTGAGAAAACTGATGGATTTGTCGGTGATTCACTTGCTATGGCTAAGTTTGGTTTAGAAAGTAACCGTGATACTCTAGTAGTTGCAGGTGTTAGGTTTATGGGTGATTCTGCAAAGGTTCTTAGTCCTGAAAAAAAAGTACTAATGCCAACTTTAGAAGCTGAATGCTCATTAGATTTAAGTTGTAATAATGGTGAATTTGAAAGATTTCTAGCAGCTTACCCTGATAGAGAAGTTGTTGTATATGTCAATACTTCCGCAGAGATTAAAGCCTTAGCTGATTGGACTGTTACTTCTTCAAATGCTTTGGATATTTGTTCTTATTTGCATAAGCAAGGTAAAAAAATTCTTTGGGGGCCAGATAGATTTTTTGGTGATTGGATTGCTAAGCAAACTGGTGCAGATATGGTACTATATAATGGTAGTTGTATTGTGCATGAAGAGTTTAAAGTTCAAGCTCTAGATGATTTAATGCTTGAGCATCAAGATGCTGCAGTTTTAGTACATCCTGAATCTCCGGCAGAGATTATCAACAGAGCTGACGTAGTTGGTTCAACATCTCAATTAATAGCAGCAAGCCAAAAGCTTAACAATGCAAAATTTATTGTTGCTACAGATACTGGTGTATTCTATAAAATGAAACAGCTATCTCCACATAAAGAGTTTATTCCAGCACCTACTGCTGGTCGTGGCGCAACTTGTCAATCATGTGCGAAATGTCCATGGATGAAGCTAAATCAACTTAAAAATTTAAAAGAATGCTTAATCAATCAGACTAATGAGATATTTATTGATAAAGAGGTGCGACAAAAGGCGCTTACCCCATTAAATAGAATGATAAATTTTTAG
- the rsfS gene encoding ribosome silencing factor: MTTDQRLEVVLEALDDLKGINIQAIDVEHLTDMMNKIVISTASSTTHAKALAKKLEQELKNNDITILGIEGDNKSDWVLVDIGDIVVHIMLEKTRNLYALEKLWDIKMHRDN, encoded by the coding sequence ATGACAACAGATCAAAGACTAGAGGTTGTTTTAGAAGCTCTCGATGACCTAAAAGGTATCAATATTCAAGCTATAGATGTAGAGCATCTAACGGATATGATGAATAAAATTGTAATTTCTACGGCATCATCAACGACTCATGCAAAAGCTTTAGCAAAAAAATTAGAACAAGAATTAAAAAACAATGATATTACCATACTAGGTATTGAAGGTGACAATAAATCTGACTGGGTTTTAGTAGACATCGGTGATATTGTTGTGCATATCATGCTTGAAAAAACTAGAAATTTATATGCTTTAGAAAAACTATGGGATATCAAAATGCACAGAGATAATTAA
- a CDS encoding BCCT family transporter has protein sequence MSIFVYLCLVLMFSCFGDINLGQDHELPEYINIHSLRCYFCRYEN, from the coding sequence ATGAGTATCTTTGTTTACTTATGTTTGGTTTTGATGTTTAGTTGTTTTGGAGATATCAATCTCGGTCAAGATCATGAACTACCAGAGTATATAAATATCCATAGTTTGCGATGCTATTTCTGCAGATATGAAAATTAG
- a CDS encoding acyl-CoA thioesterase yields the protein MNQQLKYFVLSTQVLPEHIDLNKHLNNIVYLQWMQNVAIAHVKANGIFELTKSQGLTWFVRKHTIEYLSQGFLGDDIAAVTWVESITKTSTFRKYHIYRKSDKALLCKADTLWVMVNAQKGKPTKIPTELVEIFDKYNSFEIDDISSLI from the coding sequence ATGAATCAGCAGTTAAAATACTTTGTCCTGTCTACTCAAGTATTGCCTGAGCATATAGATCTAAACAAGCATCTAAATAATATTGTCTATCTACAATGGATGCAGAATGTAGCTATCGCGCATGTAAAGGCTAATGGTATCTTTGAACTGACAAAGTCTCAAGGACTTACATGGTTTGTTAGAAAGCATACTATAGAGTATCTATCACAAGGTTTCTTAGGTGATGATATCGCAGCGGTTACATGGGTAGAAAGTATTACTAAGACTTCTACATTTAGAAAATATCATATCTATAGAAAATCAGACAAAGCATTATTATGCAAAGCAGATACACTATGGGTTATGGTAAATGCTCAAAAGGGTAAACCTACCAAAATACCTACAGAGCTAGTCGAAATTTTTGATAAATATAACAGTTTTGAGATTGATGATATTAGTTCTTTAATTTAA